The stretch of DNA CTTCTGCGCTATGCGGATGATCTCTTGCTGATTGGTCCCGTCTACCCGCTGCTCGATCCGCTTTGCATCAAACGGGACAGTCGCGGTGGTATCGGCGGCGGCTGCTTCTGTCTCGGCCGGTTCGGCGGCCGGTTCGGCTGCCGGCGGTTCGGCGGGCACTACTTCGACTTTCTCAACGACGGGCGCATCGCCGGGTTCGGGTGTTGCGGGCGCTTCCGCCTGCGCATACGCGAACTGACTGGAAGCGAGCACAGCAGCTAGGACGAGCCCCAATCCAAGGCGAAAATAGGACAAGTTCATGGTTAGACCCCTTCTTCGTGCAATCATGCCGACGGGCAGTCTAACACAACTTGCCGGAAAATTGTAGACAACAAGGCAACGCCGGATTTCAGAGGAAATTGAACGTCCACCGTATCTCGATATTCTTGCTCTGATACACTTCCGGCACCTGAAATGGGAAAGGCTTGAACGGTCCAGCCTGCTCGATGGCTTGTTTGCACAACCCCGCGAAGGTTGCCGACTCCCCGGACTCGACAATCGCGACCCGGTCGAGCTTGCCGTCCGGCGCGATCACGCAATCGATGACGGCCTCGGCCGTCGACGAACCCGAATAGCGCACGTGCATCAAGGCTTTCCAACGCTTCTCGACACGGTCCCGAACATCCCGAAGATAAGGAGCGAACTCGCTCTGCTTTGCCTCGAAACTCAAGAAGCCCTGGCTTCCAACCCCTCCGCTTGCACGGCTTTGCGTCTGGCCCATCGTATGCGGCGGGATTAGGGGCGTTTCCGCCTTGGCAAGCTGGACCGCCGCGTCACGTGGCGCTTCCGGCGCGTCCGGTACCACCGGGGCTGGCGCATCGACCTTTTCCAACGGTGCGGGAATTGGAGGGGAAGGCGTCGCGTCCTCCGCGGCTGGTCTCGGAGTTGCATTGGGGTCGGGATTCGATTCCGGCACAACCGGCTCAGGAGAGTTCTGCGGTGCTGGATCAGGAACGGGCGCCGGTGTGGGCGCGGGTTGGGGCGCCGCGACGATGTCGTCAACCGGGCCTACTGCCCCGGCGTCCGGGGTGATGCCGCCCGTGTCGCCGGGCGCCAAGTCCTGCGCCTTTGACGCGCGCTCGGCAATCAAGTCGGTTGACGGGTCCACTGGCGCATCCGCGGGCGCGCCGGGCGCGATGAGCCTCGCCGGCTTGTCGTC from Candidatus Hydrogenedentota bacterium encodes:
- a CDS encoding TonB C-terminal domain-containing protein, yielding MEEHPIHNQPRDFRRRMRWAVAAAILTHALLLLLPMGFGSNGTLFVPPAADQQPVVIALQPDDKPARLIAPGAPADAPVDPSTDLIAERASKAQDLAPGDTGGITPDAGAVGPVDDIVAAPQPAPTPAPVPDPAPQNSPEPVVPESNPDPNATPRPAAEDATPSPPIPAPLEKVDAPAPVVPDAPEAPRDAAVQLAKAETPLIPPHTMGQTQSRASGGVGSQGFLSFEAKQSEFAPYLRDVRDRVEKRWKALMHVRYSGSSTAEAVIDCVIAPDGKLDRVAIVESGESATFAGLCKQAIEQAGPFKPFPFQVPEVYQSKNIEIRWTFNFL